Genomic segment of Terriglobales bacterium:
GCACTCGGCGTCGTCGTGGGCCACGAAGTGAGCCACGCCCGAGGTCTCGTTGTGGGTCATGGCGCCGCCGAGCTGTTCTTTCGTGACTTCTTCGTGCGTGACGGTCTTGATGACATCCGGGCCGGTCACGAACATGCACGCCGTCTTTTCCACCATGAGGATGAAGTCGGTAATGGCCGGCGAGTACACCGCGCCCCCGGCGCACGGCCCCATGACGGCGGAGATCTGCGGGATGACGCCTGAGGCCAGCGTGTTGCGCAGGAAGATATCGGCGTAGCCGCCCAGCGACATGATGCCTTCCTGGATGCGCGCCCCGCCCGAGTCGTTCAGCCCGATGACGGGCGCGCCCACCCGCATGGCCAGGTCCATGATCTTGCAGATCTTCAGCGCGTTGGCCTCGGAGAGCGAGCCGCCGAACACGGTGAAGTCTTGCGCGAAGGCGAACACCAGGCGCCCCTCGATGCGCCCGTACCCGGTGACGAAGCCGTCGCCCAGGACCTTCTGCTCCTGCATGCCGAAGTCGGTGGAGCGGTGCGTGAC
This window contains:
- a CDS encoding carboxyl transferase domain-containing protein, producing the protein MDLEQKLAELKKRDALAEAGGGEDRRARQHKEGKMSARERIEFLLDDATFEETDKLVTHRSTDFGMQEQKVLGDGFVTGYGRIEGRLVFAFAQDFTVFGGSLSEANALKICKIMDLAMRVGAPVIGLNDSGGARIQEGIMSLGGYADIFLRNTLASGVIPQISAVMGPCAGGAVYSPAITDFILMVEKTACMFVTGPDVIKTVTHEEVTKEQLGGAMTHNETSGVAHFVAHDDAEC